The genomic DNA TGGACGGACTGGATCGAAAGAGTGATCAAGTTGCTTTGGAAGAGATAGGAATAAGACAGCACAGCTGTTTGTAGAAgcgaagaaagaagaagaagcaaaaggTTGGAAAATGATTGTGAAGCGTGATGGGGAGGAAAGAAGAACCGGAACCAAGAGGAAGATCGAGCTGATCTTTATAGACTATTTCGGACGATCTGACAACAGGCAGGCCATAGGTGAAGGGGCGATATTGCATCGCCCGCCCTGGATGTTTGCCGCTCGCGATCGGCCGGTACCAGACTTTCCTGCTCCCCACTTCCGTATCCTTTCCCAAGTTCCATATCGTGATACTGCTTCACTCTTCGTCCCCATTTCCCCCTTTGACCCCCGACTGCCAAGTTGTCACAGATGCGCAATCGGCCGAACGAACTTCAGACCAGACCTGCCGGTGGGCGCTAACATGGGATGGCACGGGTTTGGGCCGAACAGTTGAGACGTCGACAGGGCCGATGTCATGATGCGCCAGTGGGCAGtaacagcagcaggaggagcgGAAGGAGGAGTAGGTCAAGTCTGAGGTTCGCGACGCATGGGTTGGATGAAGCTGCCAAGACGTTGCGGCTGCGGATGCTAGGCCCGATCGGGAAGATGACTGGAGACCGGATCGGACGAGGGACGGGTAAGGATGGGCTtagggggcggggggggacGGTATGTGGTTGTTGTGACTTGCGAGGCCCGCGAGGCTCCGGAGGCTCCGTGGAGGCGTTCAAGGGAGGCGGGAACGTGCACGACTggcgaggggggggcagaagATGGAAATGGGACTGGCTGGGTGGCATGTGGCTGGTGAGCCGGGGTTGAGACGGATGAGGATGGGACCGCGGAGAAGGTCGTCGCGTGTTGGCCAGAGCGGGACAAGGGGAAAGTTcaagtgagagagagagagagagatatgagagagagagacggaaAAGAACAAATCTTGCCGGGTGTTGTGAGTGAACCAGGGTCCCTCCATGCTCAACTCAAGTTCGCATTGTCCTGTAACTGTCAGTCATACGGGATCAGTGATCAAGACTCAATAGGCGGACTTTGGTGCCATTCATGGTCGGAAAAGCTCCGAAAGGGGGtggagagagaagggggatACTCTGTGATCCGGGATCATTGACGGTTCCCCCCCCTgcaccactaccaccaccaccactaccatCTCAAGGGGGGTTTCACGACCCCCTGTACCTAACTGCCAAGATTAAGCTCCAGACGTTGGAGAGGGGAATCTGACAACGGCATCAGCTTTGCCCGTGCCCACCTCCGTCATGCCCTTGTTCCCGTTGTTGGGCTGCTTGAGCCTTGCAAGATGGTTGAAGATGTATGTCAATGGTGAGTGAGGAGCGGGCTGTTCTGATGGACTGGTGCAAAAatgatggcgatggagaAAATGATGCGATTCTGGGGTTTCTTGGTTGCCGATTCTCTtggttggtgatgatggttCTCTTGGTCGTTGGTTCGCTTGGCTCGGTGATCCTCTTGGAGATCCCAAACACCGCAAccagaaaaaaagaggaaaatACCGCCAACATTCGGTTCCGTTTGCCTTGGCTATCTTCcgctcttcctctctctctctctctctctctctctttcttcccccCGAGGTTCTCCCAGTTACGAAATCGTCCCATCTCGCCCCCCTGCGACGTGAAACTTTTTTCGACGTCAGCTCTGACAAGCgtccctctttttttttccgtctttttttttctctgtctttttttcttcgtttGACGTTTCTCATGTGTGAGTAGTGGTAACCTAGTCGGGCCATGTGATGGGCCATGTGATGGGCATGAACTTGTCATTTCCCAGCCTGTTTGGATGGAAACAAGCCGTCCCGAAGGCCTTCGGTCACACGCTCCTCCGAGGAACAGAAACGAGGATGTCCTTCCCTGCgcccgccgtcatcgagtTGATGGGTGACAGACAATTTAGTCCTGGGGTTCGAAAGAAAGAGACACACAAACAAAGAGACACACACgcacagagagagatagaCAGAACTGCGCTCGTCTCAGGAACAGACCCCGGGAAAGACACACAACGCTAAGGAAATAAGCACAAGGCAGAGGGCGCTAGGTCATGAGTTGCCGCAGTTACATCCCTGGGCTGTGGGACTTGGTGGCACCTAAACTTGGACAACCTCAACCTTGTGCAGGGGGGCGACTGAAACGGGCTTCATCGCTGCCCCCTTCCACCCCACCGAGTGAGGGTCTCTGTAAGCGCTGCGAATGGGGGGAATGGCGACGGCACCTATTTCGGGGACCATCGTCCGCATGTCGTTCGCGTGTGTCTCATTTCCGTTTGAATCTTGTAAATCTCTGGGCGGGTTTGGGGCCAGTTTTGAGCGATGGTCTGCAGTCTGGCCGTGTCCACCCCCCGTGTGTCAACCATGCCAATAATAGCCGTTGCGAGACGTCGAATAAGGGCGGCAGAGACACGCTTGTCCCGGGTCAACGACCTCAAAAGAAGCGATGAACCTTTTTGGTGGTCCCAAGAGACTGAGTGCACGTGGACGGAGAGAAATAAGAGGGAAAATATGGTCGATAGCTGCGAGGGGCTATTGTCATGGTCTCTTGGATTTGTCTGTCGTTTGCTCATAttctcgtcgtctcctcAGTCTCTATCTGCATTCTCTCATCCATGACGACTTAGTCAAGAGATTTACAGGACAATCCTCTTCAACTCAAACATGTTCTCATTCCACAGGACATCATTTCATTCATAGAAACACCGTCACCAGACTCCCAACAACCGCCGCAGCGGTCGCCATCACCAGAGACCACGCCGACTCGCCAGGCCCGCCACTGGCAGCAGAACACCCGCTGCCATCGCTATTGTCCTTGTGCTTCTTGCCGCTGGTGCCGCCAGagttgccgtcgtcgccgctgccgctactgctgctgcccttgatCGCACGCTTGCAATTGCCGTTGCTGCCCGCAGAAGCTGTCGtcgttgctgccgccgccgctgggcTCACCGATgtcgatctcgtcgtcgaccgtGTCTGACTCTTGGCGTTCTTGAGCTTGTCGTGcccgtcgacgatggtgatggccgTGAAccacgccgacgactcgggGCCGGCGAGCACCGACTGTGCGTTGGCCGCGTTGGCCGTGCTGACGGAGCACGTCGCCGAGGCACCTCGCTTGCAGTCGTACGAGTCGGACCTGGTAGCGTGTTAGTCTCGCACTCCTCCACAGACATGTACTCGTATCATCATGAGGTGTTCGTGGTGAAACAAGGAGGTGCCCCCGGACAAGAACAAACTCACCGGAAGCCAATCTTCAtcgtgccgtcgccgtagGTCAGCGTGACGCCGCTGAACTGCGCgcacgccgacgccgactgCCAAGCCGTCGTgcaggcgaggaagaactcggttgatgatggcgccgccgtgaTGACGGACGCGTAGATGTTCTCGCCGGCGCTGGTGgcccgcggcggcatccACACGGTCGActtctccgtcgtcgtggaCGGCGACTGCGCCGCTGCCGGAGCGAGACacgcggcagcagcggccaGGAGGAAGACCGGGATCATCATGCCCGGGCCGAGACTTGCAAGCGGACTCTGCCCCCTTACGTGCTACTTTGATTGTTGTAGGGCGTTAGAACAAGCTCCAGGGAATAAGACTGACCCGCGTCCCCCTCGTGGCATAGGGCAGAGCGGGCGCCCACGCACTTTTATGATGAGCCTAGTGCTTATCACTCCCACCAGTTTGGATCTCCGAGATAGAGAGTCATTtgggcccgccgccggctcaCAGTCTTCAGAGGCTTCATCCGGCCGGACTGACATGGAGGCCTCGTGCTCCGCCCCTGCTGCCTAGCATAAAGACACGAGACGAAGGTCTTGATTGGAGAGATGTCTGGGGGGGACGGTCAGCCCTCACAACTCCCCTGGCTGTCAATTTGCCCGGCGTGGATGGTCTTGCCCTCCCGCATGTTCGCCCCGTGTGGCCGGCCCCCAACGTGAGCTTCTTTTTGACCTCTCTTTCTCACCTCGTCGGGGTTAACCTCTTTGAGGAGTTGACAATCTCGTTAAAAACTGCGCCACGGGAGGCTATTGGCGGGGGAGTTCTCTATTCAGCTGCAGGGGACCATAACCCGTCGAATGAGAGATGGGTCGTGCCGCAGGGGTTGAAGGAACATGGAACCCTCGATGCTCTGTCGCGTGACTGGAAGACTGTGGCGGTGTGAAAAACTGTGGTATTTGGTGATCCTGGTTGCGAGGAAATGTAAGGTCAGGTTGACAAGTGATGTGTTCCGGTTCTTCTCGCTATCCCGCCATCGAATGGACCAAAGTCGCTGGCATGCGATGAATGGATCGAAGAAGTGCTCGCCCCATTATGTTTTGCCTCACTCCGTCGAATACATGTCCCCTCTGAGCTGAGCCTGGCTGGCATCGATCCacatcggcggcgtcccgGGACGGATATGCGGCGCCACCGGAGACGGCTCTAATGATGGCATTCGGCGAGTAGCAGTACACGGCGGCTCCCTGTGGTCTCTTCACAACAGCAGACGGTATGACGGGTTTTGTATGTCCCACACGTGCTGGGCATACACATACTAAAAGCTGTGTCGTCAACAAAAGATAACAGGGCCAGCCGGACGACAACCTGCCTCCGCCTCTCGGACCTGACTGAGGCTTTGCAAAATTGCTCTCAGGTTCTCTCTACATGCACCCCATGCCAACTCCGAACGGCCAAAAAAGACAAAATGAAAGGGACGAGACTCGAACTCGCGCGGGTTGCCCCACCAGGAAACAGATGTTAAGCTGACCTTAACCTGGCGCCATAACCAACTCGGCCACCCTTCCGGAGGATGATCCTAAGCAGAGAACCTGTGGATCGGAATTGGATGCTTGATTAGTGTGGAATCAGGTGTTATCAATGTGAAAAGTTTTCCTGTGGTGGAGTTGTACGCTTTGATCCGTCTTTGGCGATGTCGAGTTGTGGGTTCGTGGACGCTAACAACCCTAGCGGCAAGTTGCTGGCGGGTCTGCAACTCCGGACTCATggctgttgttgatgattGAGTCGGTTTTAGGCGGTGAGAAGCGTGGGCTAGTAACGCTGATCTAGCCCAGAACCGTTTGCAACCACCAGAGCGGTTCATCCAACATGTTGGTGTTGTGCTTCACGTCAGTCTTCGGCGCCACCGAGGGGAGTCATAAACCTCGCTAGACACGACCATGAATAACAAATAGTCCAGCCCCTTCAAGCGCAATTTTGCCCGACTGATTCGTCTGCGTCCGGGTAAGCTGCAACTGCTGCAACGAGCACCTGATGCTCGAGGTGAAGAAACTTCCTCTATTGCGGTccaccggcaacggcaagcCCGCATCGCGGAACGTGGCTTCGTATGACAAGTTGCTGGTTGCGGATAGGTAGAAAGGTCCCGTGTCCGAAAAGGGGGGTGGCATGAAGACCGAGAGAGCCGCCGAGACTGAGAAATGCATACACAAGAAGAGGGATTCGAAGCCATACACGGCCCTCGTGTATCGTCAGAGCGTGGTTATCTGCGCTTTcaagaggggggaaaggtCCGTTAAACGATGCATATATCTCTGAGTCCGAGTTCTTTAGGTCTCGGGTCCGCCTGCGGAGACGCTTTGCCAAAGGGCGTGTAGGCAGTCGATCGGAGAATGCATTCGTTCATGTGGCCGTTCAGCGAGACAACTCGGGGCTCATGTGTTTTCTCAGAGTTATGCTCCTGATGTCTTCAGCAAGAGACGTCAGGCCCAGGTTCAGACAACAGAGCCCCAAAGTAAAagtggacgacgagggtggTGAGCAGAAGAAGGATGGCAAGTCCGACTTGCAAAGCCGAACTCCGGGCTGACGTGACGAGAAGCCATGCCAGCCTCAGAGGCCTGTCGTTCGTCAAACGGATAACTTGTATCTCGGCGACCCGTGACAGAGGAATGTTGTGTCTGTCGAGCACAATGCCTGCGATGAGGCTGGTGTAGATGAAAGCCTCCGCCTTGATGGTGAATCCCAGGAGGACCGCGGGCAGGGTGACGGCCTGGATGACGTGCTGGTCGAGCATGATCCATCCCGGAGAGCAGAATTACCGTCTCCGTATGTGGAGCCTTTGCCGAGCCAccggaagaggagaaagccgagggcggcgaggaccaGCAACATGTCGCCCCCGATGGTTGCCGGCCCGAGGACACCGAGGCCATGTTGGAGGCATTTAAAGTAGCTGGGGTCAGGTGCTCTTGAGATCGACTTCTGAGTAGGATCTAGGCTTGGATGACTTGAACTCCGTCATTCTCGAATCCAGGAGAGAGTGGAGTGCCAGATCATGGAGGAAGTGAACGAAAGTAGGTTTGCATGTGGCCAAGAGGTCGGCTGCGACAGGATGGACACAGTCCCTGGCTACCCGACTGTGGACATAGATCGACCTCTCCAGCATATATAATGGTTTCTAAGTCAGATTAGTCCTGACATAATACCAGCAGTTTTCAGGACGATCCTCAGACCATTCCACTCAGATCATCACCTTTTCCTGTGGGTGAAGACAGGTGCATCTTCGCCTCCCCGCACGTGAAGTTGCAGTGTCCCCTCTCCTGACAGACTTGCCTCACTGCGAATCACCGGTCTTGTTTGAGTCTGCTTCAGGTCCTCGGTGTCGACACCTGAACGGATTTGAGTTGTTTCTGCCCGCAACCCACTCACCAACCATCGTCTTACCGTCGACCGGGGCGCGATGTATGAAGGTCAAGCGGAAGGCATGGAGCCATCCCGTGAAAAGAGAGGGCTTTTGGGCGGACTGTGCACGAGGCCAATGCAGGgatcctccggcgggcggTGTTGTAGGAACGGAAGCGAGGATTAATGCTTGCGGCGATCGCAGGTGTTGGTCTGGGGACTGCCTCTTAGATGTGTCTTGGAATGCTGAGATGTGCAGCCAAGCACAGATACACAACATGGTAACACGGAAGGAAAGGGGCGCAAGGCGACTGAGAGTTAGTGCTTGGGTGACTGACCTGGACAAACACCCCAAATGGTCTTTaacatcaccatcgccaacaaGACCATGCCAAGATGGGGGGGAAGACATATACGAACGGATAGAGCCAAGACTAACTGAACCTTGGGTGATGAGAGGGACGGTGCATGGAAGGCTTAGTTACGCGAGCCCGCAGATATATCACGAGGGATGATATTGGGGGACACAAGCGAGGTTTAAACTTTTAAGCATCCTTGGGGCCCCAGGAACTATTTCGAAGCCAAATTCAAAGTGGAACAGTTTGTTGGGTGCAGGTTCAAGAGACGAGTGCGGGCTAACTAACCTAGCTGAGGAGACGGAGTAAAAAGGTCGCAGCAAGTTCCCCCAAGACAAGTTTGGGTCAGATCAAAAGACCAAACAAAAGACAAACCAGCTGTCGTCCTTTGGAAGAGTTCTAGACACTTTGCAAAAGACAAAACGAAAGGTCGTGCCCGGGCTCGAACCGGGGTTACCAGAATTATTGATGCGATCAAAATCTGGAGTGATAACCACTACACTACACAACCCGTAGTCAGAAGAACTGGTGGGTCCTGTCGCTGTGATTGGCGGAGATCCATAAAGTTGTTATAGAGTCTGTCTGCCCGCCGTAGAACCACTTTGCCATTATCCCCTACTATGTCATGTCGGCAGGGGGGTTTGATGACGCGTAGAGCTTCCGGGGCTGTTGGAAGCAACGAGATGAGCCTGTGACCCCGTCTAGCTTGTCAACTTTTCCACTACCTATACAACAGCTAGCAAGCTTGCAGGTTGGATGATTTGGCTACGTTGCCCGCACACTCGTCCAACATCAAGCATGCGCCATCCATCTCATTGAGATGTAACACACTCACTCGCCTTGGGTAGAAAGCGGACTACCCCTGGAACACGTTTGTAGgtcacgtcgtcgtcgtcgtcgtcgtagacATCTGTATGGTGCGAATTTCCATCCCATGCCTCCGAGGCGCAGAGTCTGTAATGCCATGCGGTAATATGGCCAAAGGGGTAGCCGGACTTGGCGTCGCGATGCATCATGGCACTGCGCCGATGGTAATGTTCCATCCCAACAACTGGTAGAGTTCCCTGCTATTTGCTAGTTTCCCCCCTAAACAAGCAAGGTCCAGCTAAGAACAGCTTCTCCAAGCCCATGTTTCTCTCTCTAGCCCCCTCCAAGACGGTCGCATCGTGGGCAGAAATGCCCATTTCTACAGCCCCGATTCCTTCAGTCTGCAGGGATCAATGACTCGACCGAGCCCGCCGGCTTGGGACATCCCTGGTCGAGGGCCGAACTCTATCTGAATAGCAAGCCGGGAAACAATTTAAGAAGGTTTCTGCAGCTTGATTACAGGCCGGCGCGGTGGACTCGCTGCGGGCGGCCGATGATCATatgtttctctctctccctctctctcctctctctctctaccccACTCCCCTTTCCGATCGGTCTCGGTTCATCCAGTGTCCGGTTCTTCCGGTCGAgctcatccatccatccattgGAATGCGGACGGCTCCGTTATTGTCGAAATGTCCCCGGTAGGCGTGGTCCATCTAGAGGGTGCCAAGAAATCTTGATAGAATGCGTTGAATTAGGGTGGAGGGGTAAAGAAAGGGGAGacaggagcaggagcaggagcaggagcaggaacaggaacagcCAGACTCATAAACTCAGTGAGCATACATATAAAGGAAAGCTGCGCAGTCATCCATGTTGGGGGCCGTTCCTGTACTCGATAAGCTACCCTTCCAGCTCATCGTCTTCTCTAACTTTAGTCTTTCATTAAACCCATCTTCTCTTTTGCTTGCACACACTACACACACCGGCTAAACCCACCATGGTCCGCCTCTCCGgtctcgccgccttcgcggcGGCCACGCTCGCCTCGTGCGCCCAGGCGCAGGTCCAGGGGAACCTCGAGACGTGCCTCGAGACGGCCGGCCTCATCACGTCGTTCCCCGAGACCAACGCCTCGTTCCCCAACGACGTCCGCTCGTGGCAGCGCCGCATCACGCCGACcccggccggcgtcgcctgGCCGCGCACGACggaggaggtcgccgccgccctcgcttGCGCCCGGGAGGCCAAGgtccgcgtcgccgcccgcgacggaGGCCACTGCTACGGCTCCTACAGCTTGCCCGAGGCCGGCCTCACCGTCAACATGACGCACTTCCAGGAGGTCAGCTACGACGAGGCCTCCGGGCTGCTCAcctacggcggcggcggcctcgtcagCCCCGTCGTCAGCTGGCTCTGGAAGACGCACGGCGCCCGCTTCCCCCACGTCCGCGCCAACAtggtcggcctcgtcggctcctccatcggcggcggcttcggctcGCTGTCCCGCATGCTCGGCACGCCGATGGActtcctcgagggcgccacCTATATGCTCTAcaacggcaccgtcgtcaaGACCTCGCGCACCGAGAACCCGGACCTCTTCTGGGCCCTCCAGGGCGCCGGCAGCTCCTACGGCATCATCCTGAGCCTCACCACCCGCACCTGGAAGCCCGAGCACCCGCAGGCCATCAACTACACCATCACCCTCACCGACAACTCcctcgaagccggcgccgacgcgcTGCTCGCCATCCAGGACCACTACCTCACCGGCCAGTGGCCCGACGAGCTGACGATGCGCTGGTCCctgacggcgccgccctacaccggctccggcttctACTGGGGCAACCCGGACGACTTTGACGACATCCTCGCGCCCCTCGTCGCCAAGCTGCCGGCCGGCACGCGCCTCGACCGCACCGTCCAGGACTTCTGGGCCGTCGAGAACGTCGCCACGCCCTCCATCGACATCCCCGTCGACACGTTCCCGCCGCGCAGCTTCTACCTgcaggccctcgtcctccgcgAGGACCAGCCCTTCACCAAGGCCTCGGCCACCGCCCTCTACAACTTCACCACCGTCGCCTTCAACCGTACCGACCTGACCAAGTTCGGCTTCATCGACCTCTGGGGCGGCGAGCCCACCCGCACCCTgtcggacgacgacaccTCCTTCGCCCACGCCAACAGCCTCTGGCTCATCCGCTGGGAgggccgcctcgccgccggcctgacCGAGTTCCCGGCCGACGGCATCCAGTACATGCAGGACGGCTTCGAGCCCTTCAAGaagcagctcgccgccgagggcgtgcCCCTGCGCGGCTTCGTCAACTACCGCGACAccgccctggccgtcgaCCAGTGGAGCGAGCGCCTCTACGGCAAGAACTACGCcaagctgcagcagctcaaGACCGTCTACGACCCGGAGGGCATCTTCACCGCCCACCCGCAGAGCATCCCCCTGCCGGGCCAGCAGCCGCCCGCTGCCGTCAACTAAGTTTgtgtgatgatgatgatgttgttgttgttgctaGCTGGAGGTTGGCACACGGGCCTCTGGAGGTCACACTTTGTTCTTTTGTGTTGTTTATCACTACTGTACATATCTCACAGAGGTGAAGGAGAAGTGTACTCCTTCGAGTGCGCGTGGTCTGatgttctctctcttctctgaTCCAGAAACATATGGATCGGTTGACCGAAACAAAACTGTATATATAAAATTGACCAAAATTGGTGCGTGCGTCAAGCGGCATGCATTCTTCATGAACAAGAAAAGACTCCCAAAGCCTCACAATAATCTCGGCAGTCGTTGCGTGACACACGAACTGACCATACGAACTGAACATGGCTCACGCTGCCAACGTCCCCCCCGAGAGAATCCTCCTCGCCGCATCCTTGACGGCCTCCATCGCCACGAGATACAGGCTCGGCCCGACGCTGATCCTCGCCACTcccatctcggccagctgcGCCGTCGACAGCGCGCCTGGCCCGTCCCCGAGCTTCACCGCGACGCGGCCCCCGAGCTCCCGGACGAGCACCTGGACCTCCGACGTCCGGAGTCCCCGCCCCGAGCCGCCCCAGAAGAACACCGTCGTCGCTCCGGCCTCCAAGTAcgcccgcccgcgccgcgccgcttCCCTCAGCGCCGTCTCATCGTCGCCAGCGCAGTACGGCTCGAGCCGGAACACGTCGCAGCGCGCGTTGAGCACGAAGTCGGCGCACCCTGCcgcgcgcgccgccgccagcgcccgCCTCAACCGGACGACCTGCGCTTCGAGTCCGTAGAGCGAGCCGTCGATGCCCCTGCCGAACCCGGCCGAGGGGATGCTGTCTTCGATgttggcgccgacggccccgAGCCCGACCGCCGACGCGACCACGTCCTCAATCAGCTCGCCGTAGCCGTCCTGGAGGTCGACGGACAGGGGtaggccggcggcggtcgcggcgggcgcgatctgggcgatggcggccatgTTTTGCTCGAGGGTGAGGTCCTCATCCCGGACGCCTAGGGCCGCCGCGATGGCCCAGGACGCGGTTgcgatggccttgacggGCGCGGACTCGGGCGTGTTGAGGGACCGGACGGCGTTGAGGGAGGCTAGGTCCCAGACGTTGGCGAAGACGATGGGCGACGCGGGCGTGTGAAGCCGCTTCAGCTCTTGGGCGAGATCGTTGCTCATGGTGGCGGGAGTGTAGTGAGGTTTTGGCGAGTATTCTGCGAGTTCTTGGGCTCGATATGTGTTCCACAGGACGAAACCACTTGCAGTTCAACAACAGGTCGAAGATGACTCGTTGTGGGGCGAGATGGCCAAGCTATGACTGATGCTAATGACAGCCAAAGGGCGCCGTTTACTCACGATCAGCCGATACAAGCCGAGCCTGGAGAAGACCATGTCTAGTTTCCCTACAGAGGTTATGCATAGGAGCATTATTCGTGCTGGTTTCCACGCCAGTATCGTCATCTGATAAACAGAATACTCAATACCTCACGGCGGAGAGTCAAAGATACTGGATGGACGTGTTGGATGTGGAACTCAGGCGGCCACAGCAATAAAACAAACCAGTTCCTGTAGCCGAGTCTTCATAGCATGTTGGACGACATGACGACTTTCAACAACGCAGAGAGTCTGACTGGAACTCTTGGTCTCGTTGATGGCTTGTACAGCCTGACAGAGTGTGGGCTATTTGTTGACTTACCTCTATTCTGAAGATACGCCCCGACTCCAGCATGCAAGTTACTGTTGCCATAGTAATCGATGTATTTGAgaggaaaaagaggaaaaaagGTTGTTGCATTTGGTGTACTATTTACAGAGAAGTAATGGGGTTCTTTACGGACGTCATCCGTTCACGtccctcctcgtccacgaCAGCGGCCGACTACACGCGCAATGCGCAAACGTGTCTGGCCACGACCGACCGCTCTGCTCTACCAGGGCCACCA from Colletotrichum higginsianum IMI 349063 chromosome 3, whole genome shotgun sequence includes the following:
- a CDS encoding Berberine-like protein translates to MVRLSGLAAFAAATLASCAQAQVQGNLETCLETAGLITSFPETNASFPNDVRSWQRRITPTPAGVAWPRTTEEVAAALACAREAKVRVAARDGGHCYGSYSLPEAGLTVNMTHFQEVSYDEASGLLTYGGGGLVSPVVSWLWKTHGARFPHVRANMVGLVGSSIGGGFGSLSRMLGTPMDFLEGATYMLYNGTVVKTSRTENPDLFWALQGAGSSYGIILSLTTRTWKPEHPQAINYTITLTDNSLEAGADALLAIQDHYLTGQWPDELTMRWSLTAPPYTGSGFYWGNPDDFDDILAPLVAKLPAGTRLDRTVQDFWAVENVATPSIDIPVDTFPPRSFYLQALVLREDQPFTKASATALYNFTTVAFNRTDLTKFGFIDLWGGEPTRTLSDDDTSFAHANSLWLIRWEGRLAAGLTEFPADGIQYMQDGFEPFKKQLAAEGVPLRGFVNYRDTALAVDQWSERLYGKNYAKLQQLKTVYDPEGIFTAHPQSIPLPGQQPPAAVN